A window of Hordeum vulgare subsp. vulgare chromosome 5H, MorexV3_pseudomolecules_assembly, whole genome shotgun sequence genomic DNA:
attgttgcttccgctgactcgtgtgtttatcgagcttccgtattctagccctcgaggcccctggtttgtaatatgaagcttgtattgttttatttgtgtctagagttgcattgtgatatcttcccgtgagtccttgagtttgatcgtatgcatttgcgtgtatgattagcgtacgattaatcaagggcgtcacaccttcctcctatatatagagaggtaaaGAGGAGGCAACCACACGACAATCTTGTCGTGGCGCTGGCCCTCCTCTCCCTCGCAGTTTCCCTCCTCCATAACCCCTTCGCGAAGCCCCCAACAcctcaccacgccatcgtgctatcagaggactcgggctgctacttcaccatcgctcgctggatcgaggaggtgaaggcgtcaccaagctgtacgtgtgttgaacgcggaggtgccgtccgttcggcacttgatcgggagatcgcgggacggttcgtgattggatcacgaagacgtaccactagatcaaccgcgttcttgaacgcttccgcttagcgatctacaaaggtatgtagatgcaatctctccactcatagatgatcatcaccatggatagatctgtttacacgtaggaaattttttgtttcccatgcaacgttccccaacaatgggctCCTGCTCCGGCGTCCCactccatcttcatcaccttgtgaGGTAAGATGACATCGATTAGTAACATGGGCATTGGCATGCTACATTTGTATTATTACTACCTAAAGTAGCAAACACATTGGTCTTATCTACCATGAATACCATGCACATAGCGAAATCATGCAACATAGCATGCCCATTCCAACATCAATCTAGCTCGCATGCACATGAACACGAAGCATGAACATCAGAGACAACGCCAATATAGCTAACTAGCACATGAACCCTAAGCATGATCATCAAACACAACACTTGTCTACCTAACTTGCATCATGAACCCTAAGCACGAACATCAAACACAACACCTAACTAGCATGATGAACACATTGTTGCACATAAGCACTAAGCATGAACATGAAACACAACACCTATCTACCATGCCCATGAACACAGTGTACATCATGAGCAACACTAAGCGCTAAGGAGTATGCACTACGCTTGAACATGAAACATGCAACAATCTCGCATGCCTATGAACACAACTATCCTACCTATGAACACTACTAAGCATGCACATCAAACACCTAACAAGCAAGAACACTAGTATCCTGCCTATGAACAGTACCATGCAAGAAGGGATCGAATCCAATCGATTCGATTCGGTTCAATTGAAATTGAATCGAATCAAATCCAATGCATGCTAATGGTGAAAACCCTAATCTAAACATATACGAGCAAAGAGGGGGTTTCGTTTTTACTGGAGCAGCTTGAGCATACGCCGACTGGGGAGAAAACCTCGGCGGGAAAGAGATGGCCGATGAAGAGGACGAGGAGCCGTCAATGCCAACGGCCATCGGGATTGACCCGATGCTCGTGGCCACGCGTGCGATCGAGGAGGAGGGCGTCGGCGTCCATGGAACAAACCCTCGGATGGAAAAAAACCACCACCAGGGGTTCCGACCAGCGACGCGGTTGCCAACCCCTCCAACGGTGCCACCGAACCCATGACCACTAGGTCCGAATAGGGCGGCGGAGCGGGAGCGGCCAACACCACATTGGCCGGGTGTGATGGCCTAGTGCACAGCGGAGCCGACACCCGCAAAGCCCGCATCAGGTCCACCTCGGAGTTCGCCAAGCCAACAACCCACCGCTCGTGGATGTGGTTCTGACGGCGCTGATCGGATCAGCGGATGACGCAGCGACGGGCGAGTCATcgaaaaagaggagaggagagcaAAGTACGGTGAGGAAAGTGAGAGTGAGTGGTGTGAATGGACGATgacaggagagggagagggagtagCCCGCGGGCTAGGCCGGGAACTACTTTAAATTTCTTGCGGACCGAAACATGAGCGCCACCCATGCAACCAAACAACACGTTTTTGCCCCGTGGAGGCCTGGTTGACCCAAATGCGAGCAACCAAACGCCTCCTAGAGCTAGGATGGATGCTGAGGAAATGGTAATGGGGAGCGGCAATTAACCGCAATcgcagaagaacctgtgatgcctGACGTTTGGCAGTTCAGGTGCGCTGATTCTGCACCAGGCTAATGAAGAGGAAATGCCTGAGACTGCATTTACAAATATTTATTAAGGCAAAGTGGATAGTATCATGTGAACAATCTGCATCCATTTTAAAACACACAAAAATGGGTGCACTGACAACCACACTTCAATTTCAGATAAAGTCTTCGTAACATTATGAATTACAATTAATGCAACTCTTATAATAAGACAAGAGGAGTTGTTAGGAAAAATTTCAGATTGTTTTTATAACTAATTACAAAAAAGTGATAAAGTAGGCTAAATTAAGGCGGTTAACAGTTCCGTTTATGAAAAGAGAAAACAACAAAGATAATGTAAATCTATAAGCTGAAATCTATCTTCAACATCACTCTATGTTCTTGATGAAATAATCTTGACGCAGAGGAATTATGCTTTCAACAAATGTATGAATGCTGAAAGGAAACTCAGATTCTGGACAGGCAATCTCCAATTCCTCGGAGTTTGAATTTGGATCATAACAATAGAGGTTTCGAGCAAACAACTGCACCCAAATTTTGGAATCATGGAAGAGTGTGTGTCTTGGAGTGAAATAACATGATTGCATCAACGAAGGCAAAGATATGTGGTATCTGTGAGTCCAACTCTGCTTATCATCATTATCGAGCATTAATATGTCCATTGTACGAGGTATACCTTCAAGCGCACCATCCACAACTAACAAACATAGTTTTCCCTCGAGCTCGGACAAAGAACAATGCCCTCCATAAGTCTTGCGTGGAGGAAGCATCAAGACATCAAACTTTTCATTTTGAAAATTCAAACAATTGATACGTGATGAGGAAATGTAACGGAACCTTGTCAAATAGTAGACTGAACCATTCACATGTATACCTCTATCTATTGGTGCCCCGCGGAGACTCCCAATTTGTCTCCAGTCTCTATCTCCAATTGTGTATATCTCACAGAGCACCTCAAGAGAACCAGCATGAGCTCCCGGATAAAAATGTGCAATCTTGTGTTGCTTAGTTGACGGGCAAAACCCCAAGCAGTGCCAGTTGCATGATGAGAACTGGCTGCTTCCTGCAGTGTACATTGGCTTCGGCAACACAAGAGATTCACCGGTTGTCGGGTTCAGCAACTCCACTGCTCCTTTACTATCACCTAGGCAGAGCAGGCCGTTGCAAGAGTTGTGCACAAACAGGGTCTGAGAAACCAAGGGCCTAGACAGCTGGTACATGTATCCATTGGCGTCAGCGAGCACCATGGCAAGAGACCTATCATTTGCTCTGTCATTTGCAAAGAGCAGCAATTTCTGCTGGCTCCGGTTTAGGTGCTCGTGAACAAAATGCACATCGGAAAGCAATGACATCCAGGATTTGCATACCATCCTGCAAGAAGCGAGCGTGCGGGCAGGCAGCCTGTGGAAGACCTCGGTGAGCGCATCACTGCAGAGCAGCCGAGCATTCTCCTCCACAGCCTTTGCTTTCTTCTCTCCCATCAAAGTCTTGCTAGGCAAGGACATGCTCACCGGAGACCGCGGCTGATCATGCTAGAGCAACAGCGATCAGCCCTGGCTGTTGCAAATTCATGAAACAATCACAACATGTCAGCATGAGAAGAGCAACAATTACAACAATCTGCAAACCCGATTAGCTTTACATACCTCCATGACCCAGCCGGACAGGCCACAGCCAACGCAGGGTTCTACTTCAACCTAGCTCTTAGAATCCAAGAAACAAGCGCCCAATCTCAGCACGACGAAGTCCACCAAACAGGACTCACCAGCAGATGCGGAGGCTGCATTGAGGCTTCGAGGAAGGACCTGTCATACCAACTGCCCCCCAGAGGTTTCAATTACTCCCGGAAGGAACTCGCACCAAATGGTAGGTAGGTGGCGGCGAGCTGTCGAGTTCTTATAGACTGAAGAGACCAACGAACCAAACCTACCGGCCGGACCAACAGAACCAATCAGTCAATCAGATCAACGAACCACCGCGCGGAATCGGGCGGCTAAGGAAACAACGAGAAAGCGGGAAACGGACGGGGTACCTCTACGGTGCGAACGAAGCAGGCCCTCGATCGGGAgcggagggcggcgacggcggcggctgcgACGAGCCGGCGACTTTTCTCTCTTCTCCGcccgcacctcctccctcttCGTCGGTTGCTTTCGTCCTTGTTTAATTTTGGATGGACGGAGCAGGGGGGGATGGATGTATATGATGCTTTGCCTCAGTGGCTGCCGTCTCGTGCGTGTCGACTAGACGAGACGTGACCGGCTGGATCCGCTACGGGGCGCGAATCTCGACGGATAAGAGGAGGTGCCAGGGCGGCGGGGCCGTTGAGAGTTGAGACGCGGAGTGGGCGGACGGGGGTTGGGGTGTGGGGCCGCTGAGGGCCGGGCGTGTCGGGCCGTCGCTCTCCGAGTCGCAATCATGGCGACGCCGATGGCGACCGCCGTAGCATGTAGGGCTGGGTATGTAGGGCTGGGTGTTCGGTTTATATGATTAATACGGCTCGGTTTATTTGGTTTTATATAATTTCGGTTTTGAAAGAATAGAAACCGAAATAATCATTCAAAATTTAGGAACCAAACCATATTAACCATAATATATCGGTTCGGTTTGTTCGGTTAACCGAAAAACCAAAATTCATGCACTTGTCAGTATAAGTGAAATAACTCGATATCACTGATTTGATTGTATAATATGCAAAAAGATAATCACAAGTTCTAGCAAGCTTAATATCATTCTATGGTTTATTCGGTCAAGCAAAATAGTAACCATAATTAAGTAGAAAAACCACATGAAACGTGAAATGTATTATGTGCGGAGAAATGTGTGATGCCTCCATACTGTTGCACTTTCGGAAACAAGGTATTACATGGGGTATACCACATATCGGTTTGTTCGGTCTATTCGGTTTCTGGGCACCAAAAACCGAACAAACACAAAACATCGAACAACCTTAAAATTTCCCATCGAAGCAAAAAATCAAACCACCAAATAAACTGACAAATCGGTTAATACAGTTAAGTTCGGTTTGGTTTTTCGGTTTTCGGTTTTATAGTGCCCACCCCTAGTAGCATGGGACACCTTTTCCTTTTAGTATTGCCACTGTTTGTATTCTTCGCATAAGGCCAACTCCAACGCGCAACCTCATTCGGACATCCGTTTGGTCCGGATTTTGTCCGTTTGAAATGATAATGGAGCTGTCCATGTCCGAAACGGTCCATGGCCGGATAAGTGCGTTCAATGCGCGGCCGCACCCCAATCATTTGGGGCGGATAGGACATTAAAAAattgaaataaacaaaaaaatgcCAGAAAATGTAAATAAAATGCAAACATTAATAATTATACATTAATAAAACATTGTTCAACGGCCCC
This region includes:
- the LOC123452663 gene encoding putative F-box protein At2g02030, encoding MSLPSKTLMGEKKAKAVEENARLLCSDALTEVFHRLPARTLASCRMVCKSWMSLLSDVHFVHEHLNRSQQKLLLFANDRANDRSLAMVLADANGYMYQLSRPLVSQTLFVHNSCNGLLCLGDSKGAVELLNPTTGESLVLPKPMYTAGSSQFSSCNWHCLGFCPSTKQHKIAHFYPGAHAGSLEVLCEIYTIGDRDWRQIGSLRGAPIDRGIHVNGSVYYLTRFRYISSSRINCLNFQNEKFDVLMLPPRKTYGGHCSLSELEGKLCLLVVDGALEGIPRTMDILMLDNDDKQSWTHRYHISLPSLMQSCYFTPRHTLFHDSKIWVQLFARNLYCYDPNSNSEELEIACPESEFPFSIHTFVESIIPLRQDYFIKNIE